The DNA region ATTTTCTTTATTAGTTTTCCTCAGCATAAAAATAAATACCTGCATTTTTCATTTTGCAGGCCCGTGAATTTCTCTCTAAGCATGGTGACCTCAAGCAGACACATATTTTTGCAAAGATTGAAAATGTCGAGGTAAGAAACTTAAGCATCCCCATCCCTTGAACGATAGACTCTTTGCTTCTATACCAGACAAATGCAGGGTTCAATATCTTTTGGCGAGTGTGCGTAATTGTAATTGTAaaagcaatctttcttctgtaATTCTTATAGGGATTGAAACATTTTGATGAGATTCTGAGGGAAGCAGACGGTGTCATCCTCTCTCGTGGAAATTTAGGGATAGATCTCCCACCTGAGAAGGTCAGCATTTACTTCTGAACAGGAATATATTCTAGATGGTTTACTTACACTGAGATAATAGTTGTTATCACATGTTCCCATTTTGTTTAGTTGTATTTTGGGTGTGTTTGGCTTAACAACTTACCAGAATATTGTATATGTATATTGATTTGACAGGTGTTTTTATTCCAAAAAGCTGCTATTTACAAGTGTAACATGGCTGGGAAGCCAGTAGTTGTCACACGTGTCGTGGATTCTATGACTGATAATCTGAGACCTACTCGTGCTGAAGCAACTGACGTTGCCAATGCCGTTTTGGATGGTAAATTATTTTCCCGATGGAAATTcctttttgttttatttgatGAATCCTGTTGATTTCTAACACTCAGCATATGATACAGGTGTATCAGTGCATGTTTCTGTTATTCATCAAATGATCAGCATTCCTTTAGTTCATTGTATTCATCATATTATGCATAAATATGCTTGCACCTTTCATGTCTAAActtgttttcttctttcttttggaTCAGGCAGTGATGCAATTCTCCTTGGGGCAGAGACCCTAAGGGGCTTATACCCTGTAGAAACCATTTCTATAGTGGGAAAAATTTGTGCTGAGGTAGGTTTGTGCTTTACCATGAGAACTTTAcactacaaaaagaaaaaagaaaaactgtcTGTCATTCTTGTTAGTTATTTGGGGTAAAGTTCCCTTTTGTTTTCTTGAAAAATATGTTCAATTAtctaattataaattttttcttATTGTCAACCCATCTCTTGTCCTCTATTGTTTTTCAATTGATTTCTTCTTAGTCTAGTccatatttgataatttatggcTGTGTCCAGCAGCCAGTTAACAATCTAACCTCCACAAGCTAATCTTCATTATTTTTCGAATTCATTACCTAATTGGCTTTTATCTCACTCACATATTGTCTTCAAATAAATTTTTCTTCGCTAGTCATGATTGTATAACTTCATACTTGCCTTTTGGTTTTCTAAAATCTATACAAACAAGTTTAAAacaatctttttcttctttttctccctTGCTTGTCCCATGTCTTGCTGATGTTAATCCATGAAACTACTTGTTGAGTTTGAAAATAACattatgattttctcattaTAGTGAATTGAAGTTGATTTATTATAAAAAGTAAGGATTACTTCCCTTCCCCGGATTCTTCTTCAGCCGCACCTGTCAAACGATAAGTGTAAACTGAAATTATTCTGTTTCTCTGTGCAGGCAGAGAAAGTTTATAATCACGATTGGTATTTTAAGAAGACTGTCAAACATGTGGGAGAGCCAATGAGCCACTTAGAATCAATTGCTTCCTCTGCGGTACATTTCTTTGTTGCACTAAATTTTTTtgagattttttaattttttttcttccaacaTTCTATTCACTTGTTCAAAGGATCATGTTCTGATTGAAGTATGTATTACAGGTTCGAGCGGCCATTAAGGTTAAGGCCTCTGTTATTATTTGCTTCACTTCATCTGGAAGAGCTGCAAGGTTAAAAAGACTTCTTGTTTTGGGGGTTATTGATTCAACAtttcacattctttgctttttattttcttttttccactAATTTAGTTCCATATTATATTTAATTCATCTAAAGTCGTGTTCTATTATGTTGCAACTTTCCTATTGTGCCTTCATATTATTAATTATCTATTTATTGTGTATTTATGTAGGTTGATTGCTAAGTACAGACCAACCATGCCTGTGATATCTGTTGTCATTCCTCAATTAAAAACAAATCAACTCAGATGGACATTCACCGGCGCTTTTGAGGTATATAGTTGTTATTAGCCATACATGAAATGTTGCAATTGAAACTAAATGTGGCAAATTGATGTTAGGAATAAATCCTGAAGTTGGCCACTCATTTGGGTCAGCTTTATTAAGAGCCGGTTAGGATAAGAAACAAAGAACACTTATCGGCGCTTTTCTACTAAAAAAGACACTAGATAAGCTCCCATAAGTGTTCTTTAGTCCGCATCCGAACAGGCTCCAGGTTCCTTGAGTGAGCTCAGTCCTGTTGAATTGTTTTTAATAACTAAAAACCAAATTTTTGAATGCCTGGTCCCGGGGATAACATTTTGTTCTATTTGAAATATAATAATGAGCAAACAAGTAACACTTTCAAACTTCACTTGGAGAATCAATAATATGTCAAAAAGAAAATTGCTTGTTAGCTTTCATAACATGAGAAGAAACATTTCTTTTTCCAATACTTGATATGACAGAGAaaattattttaagaaaatgCTGCTATCTATTCTATGCTTTCCTTCTTGGCTGCTTCCATTAGCCTCTCATGCTTTCTTGTTTCAGCTGAACTGAAAGTTTGTCTTTGCTAACTCTTTCCTTTTATTACCTTATGGCAGGCTAGGCAATCACTGATTGTGAGAGGTCTTTTCCCTATGCTGGCAGATCCTAGACACCCGGTAAAAATTATTCAATGTTGATTGATAATTTGATATGATGATGTAAATTGTAAAATGCTGAAAGGGAACCAAAGAAAAGAACGATataaaaaactcaaattctGATTGTAGAAATCCAATATCTAAAAATATTATGACAGGTAACCAACCTTTGCCTTATAGAAGGCAAGTAAGTTAGACCTAATTCTACTAGCATAACTCAAGAAATCCAAATCCAATACAGGAAATAAAATGCTGTTTTTTTTGTCAAGAAAATGCTAATCTTATTCTTACTAGAACTAAGATATTTCTAGGGCCAAAACGATTACTATCATGTTTGGATTCACATTCAAATCTTCAAGAATCAATCATTCTCTAGTAGCTTTTTCCCGAATCAATTCTCCTTCTAATGTGAAAAtctatccaaacatgcactacatcctaaatcctaattaacaTCAAAATTCATAATTGCCAGAAGATATCACATTTTCTGCCATTTTGCTGTTCCTTTTTCGCGAGGGTTGGGACCCCCTATTAAGCCGGTTTGATCATATTTTATTCTGCATATCTAGGGTTAGGCATGGGAAAATGTAAAAGTGGCTGTCATAGTATTGGTAAGGTATGTTTGTCATCTTTTACTTTAGAGTTGTTAAACCTAATGCTTTTGTCATTTGGGTGAGTGCAGGCTGAGTCAAATACTGGAACAAATGAATCAATTTTGAAGGTTGCTTTAGACCATGGCAAGGCTTTTGGTGTCATAAAGTCACATGACCGTGTTGTTGTCTGCCAGAAAGTTGGTGACTCATCAGTTGTCAAGATTATTGAGCTTGAAGACTAGAACTTTTGTGTCATTTCAAGGATGCATAACTAAACTCATTTTGAAGCTTTTTCTGTTTCATTTAGTAACAATCACGCTAGAGATACTTATTATAGAGTGGCCTCTCTCATTTTGCTGATTTTAGTCATGTAATCTAGTTCCACTGTTGAGTGATTTAAAGCGGTTGTGCAGCCTTCACCTTTGTTATATCTTGTATTGCCTCCTCTAAAGGCAATTTTGAACTATGAAAATTGAAACTTTATGTCAATAATTTCTAAAATTGTGTTCTATGTTTCTTTTAGGGGTTTGGTATATTGATAATCAGAGGCagtttattttatctttaacTTCTTAccctgaaaaatattttcatggtAAATTGATAATCAGAGGCagtttattttatctttaccTTCTTACCCTGAAATATTTTCCCCCTAATTCTATTTTCATAATCAAGATGTAAAGGATGCATTGTGCTACCTCTATTTTCCTAATTACATATTTGGCACTCGAACATTGCATACAATTTGCATTCTTCAGTCTGATTTTCAATCTTCTAAAGAACTTAATTTGTCTACTGATTGTTTCAATCTTCTAAAGAACTTAACTTGTCTACTGATTGTTGACAGATTGTTTTTTGTCAAGGTAATTAGATTAATGTCGATAGGGCAGACAAACAACATTTACATCTATCAAAGAAAAGCTTTTGGAAGAAGTTGGGTGAgcaaaaaccaaaaaaatggTGTGCCAAAAGAACCCCTCGTAACAAATCTTTACCATCACTTGAACATGCAACAAATAATCAGTAATTTTATTCATTCGAAGTGGGTATTTATACGGCGGTCTATACAAAGCTGTTCATACAAAATCAAACATCCAACTCAGCAAATTGCCTTATGAACAAAATTTCCAACGTGCTTGAATCTCAATTCTTGGAAATCTCCTTGGTGGGTATTTTCTCACGATATTTGGTAAATAACCCGAGatatttattttacaaaaactGATTAGGTACAACAATGAAAAAACTGTTTGAGTTGAAGAGATAAAAATGTAAAGGACAAAAATGGGATGCCATGTCAGGTTAATCCCGGTTGTGGTGAATCCACATCCAATGAAGTAACTGGAAAAAATATTGTATGTCATTATAATAGAAGTCTTCTGATGTCGCTGAAGTTTGATTTCAAAGCAGAGAGAAACGCACCTGCAAAATAGAGTAAAGCCACATAAGCCACCCTTTAAAGCAATATACCTAGGTGGATTGCTGCAATTATGGTTCATAGGTTCCATTCATTGTGTTTCACACCCCAGGTCTCATCAATAATCAAATTATTAATGGGTAAATAACATTTTTTGTGTCTTGGTGACATGTTCCATTCCAGTTTGTGTATTAATAACGGAATATAAAACTAATTTACCTGAACTCAACCAAGTAAAATTAGAATGTAGGTTTATTCTTGATTAACTGCCTGTGTTCATTGTGCTTAATATATGGAAATTGATTTTATTCTACTTTAGCTACTTTAATCTCAATCAGATATGCAACTTCACAAACCAGAAAGCATATATGGAACACATATCATACTTCTTCCTAATCTCCATTGGCTAACTCATGTGTCATAATTACACATACCTGCAACTTTGCCATCAAAGACGCGGTGATCAGCAGACAGTGTTAAGCTCAACTTATTGGCAACTGATGGCTTCTCAATTCCTAGCAAACAAAAACCAATGTCAAAAACAACTTAAAATTTTAGCATTAAGTGACATAGATAACATACATAAATTTATACCATCAGCTCCAATTACTGGTTCCACAACTTTGTTGCCTTTCCCTACAGCAAGAATGCAAGCCTGCAGCAAataataaacaataaataaagaGACAACGcaacaaaaagaaacaaaacttcTTGAACACTTTAAAGTGAAGTCCACAAGGAGGTGACAATTTGGGTAACTATTCTCAGACTACTAAACCAGGCATTCTGAAAACTGTCTCAAGATAGCATGTTTTTATCAAATGTATTCATTCCAGGGTTTTCCCTCTTTAGTCCATAATCAACCATAATATGTATTAGCGTCCTTTGTTAACTGTGATGGTTTGACTCTTCAGTCTTCACTGCTAGGTATGAGCTGTGAGCTGTAGAGTTTGTTAAACATTGACTACGGTCAAATAAGTCCTTATGAAGGGTAGAGCAATCCTCACCTTTGACCTAGCTTTTTGGGTAGAGCTAGGCCTAGCCCGAACTCTAAGATAGT from Lotus japonicus ecotype B-129 chromosome 2, LjGifu_v1.2 includes:
- the LOC130738427 gene encoding pyruvate kinase 1, cytosolic-like, with product MQSSPLLLEEPIRMASILEPSKPTFFPATTKIVGTLGPKSRSVDVISRCLDAGMSVARFDFSWGDPEYHQETIENLKAAIKSTKKLCAVMLDTVGPELQVVNKTDRPIDLEEGTLIVLTPDQNKEATSNLLPVNFSGLSKAVKKGDTIFIGKYLFTGSETTSVWLEVSKVDGDDVTCLIKNSATLTGSLYTIHVSQIRIDLPTLTEKDKEVISTWGVRNNIDFLSLYTRHAEDVRHAREFLSKHGDLKQTHIFAKIENVEGLKHFDEILREADGVILSRGNLGIDLPPEKVFLFQKAAIYKCNMAGKPVVVTRVVDSMTDNLRPTRAEATDVANAVLDGSDAILLGAETLRGLYPVETISIVGKICAEAEKVYNHDWYFKKTVKHVGEPMSHLESIASSAVRAAIKVKASVIICFTSSGRAARLIAKYRPTMPVISVVIPQLKTNQLRWTFTGAFEARQSLIVRGLFPMLADPRHPAESNTGTNESILKVALDHGKAFGVIKSHDRVVVCQKVGDSSVVKIIELED